cgactgttcgccggtttctggaaaaatttcaaatccactattctccttcgtttttcaaccaatttcttcgcattttataccaaaatgaagcatttaacatgtactatcacgttggaagggttttagggcctaaaaacaactagatcataccttccaaaattcctcaatttcggccaaactcgaacccgacgatcccgacgtccattttgttcaaacgaggcactccgagcctccttaggACTTCCTAAGACTCGTGGTGATCTTGCTTTAgcctaaaacacaaccaattTTAAGTTCGTGAACAGTGTCAATTCACGGGGTGTTTTGAAACTAGGATTTCAGAAATGAAACTTACCTGAAACTTATACCCCCGTGCTCGTGAAGTTCCCAAGATCACGAAGATGATCTTAGATTGGACGTTGGTGCACGTTTGtggttgttcttggtgtttgtccgagagcttgagagagttcgagagtaagagagagagagtgtttctgagggagagatgaggaagaaagagggagagagacaaccTACGGGTTTTGGGGAAGGATTTCAGGAGGTGGGGATCCCACCTAAGTCCAATACAAAATTATTAGACCAAACAAATGTAAATCTAAACCCTAGTTTAAGATCTTAGTgtaaaacaaataccaaatttacgcaccttaatcccgtttaagggcgtttttgtaatttcacgtcctcggtatTTAGTAattctgggacgggctgtgacaaaaacacttaaataatcTTAGGTGGAAGAAGGAGACttctcgtataccacaatcatcatttaattaacaatctttttattgattattgattaacattttgaaattaaatgcgaattaatttagatgatgtggctgtccataTCAGATACCACATAAGGTGGTATACAATTGTGGTACAAAAATATAGTAAGAAtagcattattgttttctttataatttggAGTTCATGTGAGTATAATCTCATGATTAATCCCATACACCAACCCTGATTAAAATGCCTAAAAATGGTTGGAAActagttttaattcttgttttagaagatttttttgtttttctttagacTTTTAGTCTTTTGCCGTACACgcattttttttgtgaaaaattgtTGTACAATATATTTCAGTGCTAGATAATTGTATATTTGTGTTCATAATTTAGTTTAGATATTATATGACATCCTACTAATTAGTAATGATGATTAGGGCATGGCGGAGATCAATGGAAATGGAGAGACAAAGCGAGATCTCATAAGTAGAGGGCTCTGCCTCGTGCCACTGTCATGCATGTCTTATGTGACTGGTGACGTCGGCGGTGGTGGCGGCAATGGCGGTGGTAGCCTTTGGCCAACTCCTAACTTTGGTGGAGGGACTTAAATTAATGCGTATGATTACATATGGTCAATATCATATAATCAAGTTAAAAGTCTTGGTCAACTAAATACTTGGCTATTCTTTTCGATAAGTGATTTACGCGCATTTTTTTCCTTACACAGTACCTTCGTTTATTTGTGGCAACGGATTCCATAAACCAAAAAAGAATAAAGGAATAAAACAAAGGCATgcagaagagaagaaaaagtgtGCGGAAGTCATTATCCTCCTTGAAGCcggataaaaataaaatcttcgATCCCTTCTTAGTTTTATGGAGCAAATTTGGTCCTCGCCTTAAGCTTTCATGGATGGACCAAGTTTGATCCATTGACAATTTATGTGTACCATTTATAGATCATGCCTCCTCGGCCTTAGGGGACCTTGTTTCACATAATTTATGTATGCAATTTATTGATgctcaaaataatattttatttcagtttcattaataaaataataaaagttaatATTCTACTTCAATCCTCGGTACTTGGTAGCATCAATTAGGCCCCAAAGCTTCGTTCAGGTTTCGGGCTCCAGGTTTGTCCATCAAAGCCGCCCAACCCATTTTATATGTTTCCACCTCTTTACCCAATTTTAATATTCTTGATATATGTGATGCATAAATcatttactatattttttttagtaaacgATATTATGGTCTATAATGATTCAAGTAGATTATCTTTATAGCATTTTTTTAATACTTCGGTTGGCGAATTGGGTTATACTTCATAAAAGGCTATTCATCATAATTTGGCTTAAATTCGTATTTGgtaagaatcaaacctaaaaacTTTTATTTACAAGTGGAGATAAATATTACTATATCATAATAGTAAGTGATGATCACTGTAGCATTTTCTCTTAATATTTGgtttttctctcaaaattcttATTAGCACTATAATAATTAATATCAAACTTATTATCTACGGACTCGCAACACTAGTAAGATTGTGGTAGGAGTATATATTGGTTGTCATATTTGAATTCtaagaagaaaacaaatctaCTTTCAAATGAGAGGCCGCTAGTTTGTCAGTTTGCGAGCAGCCTCTTCAATCAATTCCAGCTAGCCTTCTATTATTTTACGATATCCAAATTCCAATGGACGTTGGACATTTTAACATTTCATACAAATATTTATCTGTTAGTTTTCAGATATTGAAAAAAGCCACACAATTTAGGTCCAATACTTTTTGAGCAATCGCTTCATCTatgagagagatttttcaatgtgatcagAACATAAagtggtacatcatgtgttattatataaatagtgagatatatgtgttaaaaagttaataacttaaaaaatacatgATATACCATCCGTGTTCCGGTCATAATAAAAAGTTTCTCCATCTGCGAACGTCTTACGGTTGCTGATATAGTTGGAGTTCCTAATTCTTGTGATTAGAGTGACAAATTAATTTATTGAGTTGTTAATATGAACTTCTTagaatttgtttaatttaatattactaTAATATAGATTTGAGATTCATAGAAGTGATAATAGTGTAATATGAAATCAAATTAATCTATTAACAATCTCATGGGTTGATTCGCCATCTCTACTTGTCATATTATgacgtaatttttttttttttaaggttttcTGTCTTGTCgtgaacaaaaagaaaacacaatTCATACGTTTTAGCGGATCAATTATTTAATGGCGTAAGTTGCCTCTTAATTAATCGTTATTATTAAACTAATACTAGTGTACAACAATATTTTCCTGGTAAGTTGTCTCTTTTATTCCCTATTAATTTAAGGGAAATGTTATTGgtacttcaaaaatcttattatacactcctcacaagtgtatttttctttccaaatatagaaagttaggagggtataatgaaaattttggagttctaataacaatttcctaaTTTAATAACATTTTCATATTTAAAATATGCGACTCCTGCAATTCTGCCAATATTAAAATGggtttttgttattatttatttctttatttattataaTAGCTTTGTTTTGAAACTAGAAGGTGAAGCCCACCCGATTCCATTGACACGGACAAAgattttaatataattatatgaTAAAAACCATGAGCACACCAGCAGCACActgtaattaattaaagggttttTGCCATGACGCCACGTCAAAACGAACTGCCAGCTTTTATTGACtatgccaatttttttttcttcttgttattTATATACCatcagttttaaaaaaaaaacattatttacactaaaaaatataagtgaatttgGTTTCACAATAAGCTACCGAAACTTTTAAACGTCAATCAATTCCAACAATTTTAACATGCCTTTATTCATATTTGATCCCCTTGTCGGCGACGAAAATATTctcataatattaaaaaaaaaatcttaaaccATTCAAACAAACTCAATAAAATAAACCACATGAAATTTTTTGCTCACCATTATATTCATTATTATtagataaatttaaattttaaattagtgTTGTAGATAGatacaaatattaaaatttaattcattCCATAATAATAAGTAGGATAGTCAATATTATCATCACTTGGAGATATTTTTCAAAGTGTATAGAGCACAGCTTGGTAAACCAGCGTCATAGTTAAGTGGTtaaatacttgaaaaaaaaatttaaccacatagagcatctccaaaggagatgtcaaatatagtatgtcaaaattttatttgatggctGATGTGGCAAATTAAATACAAGTGCTGAATTCTCTTCTTTTCTAATGGatgtgtcaaatatttattttattattttattggacCTAGAGttacattaattattaaaaaataatcaaaattagttttagtttttattctatTGGTTGTTAATGGGACCCATGcagtaaaaattaaattaaatatatttgaacCCATGcactaaaaattaaattaaatatatttgactCTTTCTTTGTTCATTGTAAAAAAATGAAGCTAGAAAGTAAGGAATCAAATGTCTCACGTGCCACATCATATATGGCATATCCATTGAAGAACACTTAAATATCTTTTAATCctatttgacatctcatttgaagatgatcttatattttaatatttagtaTACCAAACCTTGTCTCAACACAttgaaaaaatttctccactGCTTGATGGTGATGAAAGAATTTGATATGGTCGAATCATTTATGATAACACATTATAATTTTGCTATTACTTTTGCCATTTGTTGCAACTCTAGGATGACAAAACCACCGTTTATATGGAATAATTAATTAGGAACATCACATTTTCTATTATGTTAGTGGTCTCATCAAATATTTGGTATGTGACATTTGTTGCCATTTTTATATCCAAAAAAGGAAAATCGTATCAGTATTACgtaaaaagggaaaaagaaaaaggaaatataACTGATATTTTcggggaaaaagaaaacagaatttgatatttttgagGGAGAAATAGAGTATGATAAAGGGGAGATTTTTCAGTTTGATCAATACATAGAGTGGTATATTAggtgttattatacaaataaggagatatgtgttaaaaaattaataacctaaaaaataaaatttctagcCACTTCTATAAAAACATGTGATGCACCACACGTGTTTtgatcacattgaaaaaattctcaaaacaaAGAGCCTTATCCAGATCACCCCTGAAGAATGAACACACGTGGCAGTCATGCAGGAATCTTGATCTCGTCGACCGCCGGCAGTGTTGCACCTCAGACCATGCATTTATGTCTTTCTACGCGCGCAGCCGCTACTTTCAGTCAGACAGGTATTATCCACTCCGCTCGAAAGTCGTAAATACCCTTTCCTCATTTAGTAAACCGCTACCAACttattaattaaaattgaagctacaacaattaattaaattgTTAAACATCATCAATATTTTGCAAAATTAACCTCTAGAGATGACCTACAAAAGTGACAATTTGGATCATGACTCGACAaaaccaaaattataaaaacgaTCATAAGAAAGTAGGAGGAAAAAGTTTAAGAAGAAGTTTTTAAAATGCATCAGTGTGTTAAATATATTTGATGATGAATcttttatcgttaaaattttattttattttatttatgaatttcttgATATGCTTTAACTCGTTAGATTTGGTTTCTTGTTGTAAATTAACTATTTTTTCGGTACACTGAAGCATAATAAAAATTTCTCTTTAGATGAAAATGTTGCCAACATTGCGTTAGAGTTGATAAACCAGCTCAAACCCACAAGGACAGAACCgtaatttaaaaaaacataCTTGATTCATGTTGTCCTCAAGCACTACAAGTACTTTTCTTCTTCATAAAGACAATTATTATACGGAGGAAGAAAAATCTCTTATCTTTCTCGCCCTTCCTTTTTCTGCGATCCTCCTTCTCCCTATTTTTTCTCCAATTATTCCTCCTATGTTCTGCAACCCTAATAATCTCCAATTTCTTCATCCACAAGCCTTCCTCTCACTCCACTGATCATTTCTCTGTTTTTCTCCGGATCATTCGatcgcaattttttttttctggattcAGATCTTTGTTAATTTCAGGAGTTTAATTTCTGGATTTCGGAATCCTTGAAACTCCGTGGAGAATCGGTGAAGACGAGTTCCGGAAAACGGACGGCTAAGAAAGCTTTGATCGGTGATTAAAAAGGTCTGatcttttttatttacaaaaaaaaaaggtctgaTTTTTTTGTTCTGGTCTGGTTATTTGTGATTGATAATTATCTCTAACACTTCGAGCTGACTACGAGGtgttagaaatttaaaatagagtgagtgagagactggatttttaatttagtttttacCATTTTACTTTACTAAATCATGATTTAATTACGAAAACATGATCTAATTATGAAATCATACACTAATCAAACGTAAAATTtccaatatttttatatattttctcagcaaccaaacagcatatctttaatttgtttgttgtgTTGGATTTTGGAGAAGGTATATGATGGCGACTTTGCAAGGGCCGGTAATTTGCCCCACCGTTCGCGCAAAACAATCGGGGTTTGACACTCTGCCTGTGGTAGGCCCTTTGGTGAAGGCTAGGCTTGGATTCAGAGGGATCAGCGGCAGCATCACGAAGGCGGGTTTTTCTTCTCGCTCTCGAAATGCTAGAAAATGGTCAAGAGTGCATTGCATTTTCAGTTCGTCGTCGGATGGCAACGGAAGCATGGCGGAGaatttcaatgaaaatgatgaagattATGTTAACTCTAGCGTACTCGAAGCCGGTACGCTATTGATCAGTTTCCTCATTTATGTAAACCTTTAACTCCGTCTTACGGTTGAATTATGAATCTTTATAAGTGAAATGCCAATGATCTGAAGCACCTGACTGAATGATTACAGTTTTGTAAAACTACTTGTATATTTGATGTATGCTGTGAACGGTTGAGTAATAAGTCTCTGCGTTTGGTTTTTGGTGTAGTCGAGGTGAAGAGCGGAATTGATGGATTCATGATCAAAATGCGGGATGGTAGGCACATGAGGTGTGTCCATAACAATCCTCAGGGGGGCCATCTCCCCGATTATGCTCCGCATCCTGCAATTGTATTGAAGATGGAAGACGGGACCGGTCTTCTTCTCCCAATAATTGTTTGTATGTTATCCTGAACTAATAATTTCCAACATTACaagttttctattttgaaatttACCTTAGAAAGTTATTTGAATTCGGGTTTGCCTTTGATTGCAGTGGAGATGCCTAGTGTGTTGCTCATGGCAGCGGTCCGCAATGTTCCTATTGTATGGTTTCTTTCTACATTGTCCTTCCATTTGAATTAAGATTTTGTTTTTCTGCGGTCGTCGGGTGGGCAAAATTAGGCCTTGCCAATATATTTGTTAATGTAGGAATATTCTAAAAATCTATAAATTTTTGGTATTTGGTTTGCAGGCTAGGCCAACTATGTATCAAGTGGTGAGGGAGATGATTGACAAGATGGGTTATGAGGTATGTCTGTGTCCTCCTCCTTGTACAATATGACAATGCTTGTTCATTAATGTACATTCTTCGTGATCtttgattgtttttgtttgttttcgatCCCTGCAGGTCCGACTTGTCAGAGTCACCAAGAGAGTGCATGAGGCATATTTTGCTCAGTTATACCTCAGAAAGGCATATACCTTCACACTTCATAAGgcttaatttttgttattatagttaattttagggaattgttattgacactctaaaaatctcattctacactccaaactttctatatttggaaagaaaaatacacttgtgaggagtgtagaatgagatttttggagtgccaataacacttccctaatTTTATTGTTACCATTCTTTTATTGTCATTTGGGGTGGGGGAAAGCGGGGAGGGACTGAATTACTTCTG
Above is a window of Malus sylvestris chromosome 15, drMalSylv7.2, whole genome shotgun sequence DNA encoding:
- the LOC126601896 gene encoding bifunctional nuclease 1-like; its protein translation is MMATLQGPVICPTVRAKQSGFDTLPVVGPLVKARLGFRGISGSITKAGFSSRSRNARKWSRVHCIFSSSSDGNGSMAENFNENDEDYVNSSVLEAVEVKSGIDGFMIKMRDGRHMRCVHNNPQGGHLPDYAPHPAIVLKMEDGTGLLLPIIVLEMPSVLLMAAVRNVPIARPTMYQVVREMIDKMGYEVRLVRVTKRVHEAYFAQLYLRKAGSETECVSFDLRPSDAINIAVRCKVPIQVNKYLAYSDGMRVIESGKFSTQGPASDGLLFTELDRPNGQPCVETKEFNLVRNMLIAAVEERYRDAAQWRDKLLQLRARKNLA